A single Bosea sp. PAMC 26642 DNA region contains:
- a CDS encoding glucokinase: MADFVYPVLVADIGGTNCRLSLVPEAGAPHESLARIGTGSHATPEAAFESVLSTLSERPRSAVLAVAGPLDGRSAQLTNAGWHFDGAAIASALSLEQGLLVNDFEALAASLAVLGEKDVTTLVPGRPEAEGLRLVLGPGTGFGAAALLRRGDRGVLVPTESGHIGVGPEDPTEEKIWPALAADLPRVTVESLLSGDGLVRFHRAVASQSRMLEPDVSAADVTTLALDGDPVALMAVVCFWRLLARVAGDLALAFKATGGVYIAGGIVPRLLPLADPATIRAVFCGKPPMEDLTSRFALHVITAHDAAEQGLAAIAAAPERFGLDDPARLWSA; the protein is encoded by the coding sequence ATGGCAGACTTCGTCTATCCGGTTCTGGTCGCCGATATCGGTGGCACGAATTGTCGTCTCTCGCTGGTGCCCGAGGCTGGCGCGCCGCACGAATCGCTGGCGCGGATCGGCACGGGCTCACACGCCACGCCTGAAGCGGCGTTCGAATCGGTGCTTTCGACGCTTTCGGAGCGTCCTCGCTCCGCGGTGCTGGCCGTGGCAGGCCCACTCGACGGGCGTAGCGCGCAGCTGACTAATGCCGGCTGGCATTTCGACGGGGCCGCGATAGCAAGCGCGCTCTCGCTGGAACAGGGACTGCTGGTCAATGATTTCGAGGCGCTGGCGGCTTCGCTTGCCGTGCTTGGCGAAAAGGATGTCACGACGCTGGTGCCCGGCCGCCCCGAAGCCGAGGGCCTGCGCCTCGTGCTCGGACCCGGCACCGGGTTCGGGGCGGCGGCGCTGCTGCGGCGCGGCGACAGGGGCGTTCTGGTTCCGACCGAGTCCGGCCATATCGGCGTCGGGCCCGAAGACCCGACCGAGGAGAAGATCTGGCCGGCGCTTGCCGCCGACCTGCCGCGCGTCACGGTCGAAAGCCTGCTCAGTGGGGATGGGCTGGTGCGCTTTCACCGCGCGGTCGCCAGCCAGTCGCGGATGCTCGAGCCCGATGTCAGTGCAGCCGACGTGACGACCCTGGCGCTCGACGGCGATCCTGTGGCGCTGATGGCGGTGGTCTGTTTCTGGCGGCTGCTGGCGCGTGTCGCGGGCGATCTGGCGCTCGCCTTCAAGGCCACGGGCGGCGTCTATATCGCCGGCGGGATCGTGCCCCGCCTGCTCCCGCTTGCCGATCCGGCGACGATCCGGGCCGTATTCTGCGGCAAGCCGCCGATGGAAGATCTTACCTCGCGCTTCGCGCTTCACGTCATCACGGCGCACGACGCGGCCGAACAAGGGCTGGCGGCGATCGCGGCCGCGCCGGAGCGTTTCGGACTGGACGACCCCGCGCGGCTATGGTCTGCGTGA